In a genomic window of Lepisosteus oculatus isolate fLepOcu1 chromosome 5, fLepOcu1.hap2, whole genome shotgun sequence:
- the b4galt4 gene encoding beta-1,4-galactosyltransferase 4 — protein MVSSSIMGSCPRFCSVSRKVKFFVLLVGGVALLAWISTLSSASHPVQDEPRLARPPAGMGGGEGHTVIKEAARDAGEPGPGPAGTSALAPSPARLQPCPQQSPLLRGPLALSFQPSLTLGAVRRENGQVAAGQYRPEACVARQSVAILIPHRHREKHLLYLLHHLHPFLQRQQLHYAIYVIHQAGGEMFNRAKLLNVGYLEALKDYDWQCFVFHDVDLVPENDYNLYRCDDQPKHLVVGRNATGYKLRYKGYFGGVTALTKQQFSTVNGFSNTYWGWGGEDDDLRIRVELHKMKIVRPPPKIARYTMIFHTRDSGNEVNKDRMRLLSRTPRMWRLDGLSSCEYKLLSVERAPLYVNITVDIGRPPPHA, from the exons ATGGTTTCCTCATCCATCATGGGCTCCTGCCCCCGGTTCTGCTCCGTCTCCCGGAAGGTCAAGTTCTTCGTGCTGCTGGTGGGCGGCGTCGCGCTCCTGGCCTGGATCAGCACTCTCAGCAGTGCCAGCCACCCCGTCCAGGATGAGCCCCGGCTGGCGCGGCCGCCGGcggggatgggggggggggaggggcacACGGTCATCAAGGAGGCAGCGAGGGACGCCGGGGAGCCTGGGCCGGGGCCAGCCGGGACCTCCGCCCTCGCCCCCTCGCCGGCTCGCCTGCAGCCCTGCCCTCAGCAGTCCCCGCTTCTCC GCGGCCCGCTGGCGCTGTCCTTCCAGCCCTCGCTGACGCTGGGCGCCGTGCGGCGGGAGAACGGGCAGGTGGCGGCAGGGCAGTACCGGCCCGAGGCGTGCGTGGCGCGGCAGAGCGTGGCCATCCTCATCCCCCACCGGCACCGCGAGAAGCACCTGCTGTACCTGCTGCACCACCTGCACCCCTTCCTGCAGCGGCAGCAGCTCCACTACGCCATCTATGTCATCCACCAG GCGGGCGGGGAGATGTTCAACCGGGCCAAGCTGCTGAACGTGGGCTACCTGGAGGCCCTGAAGGACTACGACTGGCAGTGCTTCGTCTTCCACGACGTGGACCTGGTCCCGGAGAATGACTACAACCTGTACAGGTGTGATGACCAGCCCAAGCACCTGGTTGTTGGCCGCAACGCCACTGGATACAA GCTGCGTTATAAGGGCTATTTCGGAGGGGTGACGGCCCTGACGAAGCAGCAGTTCTCCACGGTGAACGGCTTTTCCAACACGTACTGGGGCTGGGGCGGCGAGGACGACGACCTCCGCATTCG AGTGGAGCTTCACAAGATGAAGATTGTCCGGCCACCTCCCAAGATTGCTCGCTACACCATGATCTTCCACACCCGGGACAGTGGCAACGAGGTGAACAAGGACAG GATGCGGCTGCTCAGCCGGACCCCGCGGATGTGGAGGCTGGACGGCCTGAGCTCCTGCGAGTACAAGCTGCTGTCCGTGGAGAGAGCGCCCCTCTACGTCAACATCACCGTGGACATCGGCCGCCCGCCCCCCCACGCCTGA